Sequence from the Streptomyces mobaraensis NBRC 13819 = DSM 40847 genome:
GGTGAGGGAGAAGATGAGGGCCGCAGCCGAGAATTCTGGGTGCGGACCGTGGCTGACGGACACCGTTACACCCTCTCCTTTGAGGCTTCTCCCCGAGGTGTCGAGGTGCTGTGGTACGTGGACTCCCCTGAAGAATTCGACGGGTTCGAGGCATCCTTTTCGATGGAGATCACACGCCAGGACGCCCGTCACCTGTTGGCAGTCGTTGAGCGGGAGATCGGGCTCGGCCAGTGAGCGCGGAACGGATCGCTGAGTTCAACCGGATCTGTGACGAGCAGCGGGAACACCTCAACCGGTGCACCGAGTGCGATGTGGCGGTCGGACGCCTCTGCAAGGTGGTGCACGGTCAGATCGGTGATCTCGCCAAGCTGATCAGGTCCTTCACGGATGAGGAGTACCGCGAGGTGTTTGGGAAGGACCGGCGTCAGTGAAGGGTCGGCCGCCGAACCCTCGGCGCATCCGGCACGGGGTGCGCGTCAAGTACAAGAGCTACAGGTGGACCTTCGACGGAGTGGTCATCGGAGCTGTCTACTCGGACAACCCGATGAAAAAGGATCACATCACGGCCGTGGTGATCCAGCCGGAGCGATACGGCCTGAAGCGCCATACGTTCGAGGAAGAATGCAAGGACATGGAGATCGTTCCCATCGAGCGCGTACGGATACGGAGGGACTGAGGTGTTCACCTTCAAGCGGGAAGTGGAGTGCCGGGGTTTCTACGTGATGAAGCAGGGCTGGCGATGGCCCCGGCACTCGGTGGCGTGGTGCCCACCGGGGCCCGCTGGCCTGGCTGAGGCCCAGAGGATCGCAGGAGCCATCAACGCCAGGGGCGATGTGGTGGCGTACATCGAAGCGGATGTGAGGCAGTCATGAGCAGGTACAGCGGGTTCGCCGCTTGGGTTCGAGAGATGGCGATTGAGGTCGGGTACGCACTCGATGTTCCGAGGTCTGGAGCGGTGAATGATCTCGGCGAAGCTGTGGGAACCGCCTGCTACAACGTGTCCCGTGTCCTATCAGGCCGTCGTGTCCCTACCTACAGCTCCTGGCCGGCATGGGCAGACGCTCTCGGTGTCACCGAGGAGTTGTTCCGGAAGAAGGCGAAGGATGCGATCTGTGGGCGGTGACGCTGACACGCAGCGATGTCGGAAGTGCCAGCGTGAGATCGCGTCCGGCTTCGAGGAGCACAGCTTCGATTGCGTGCCCTGGTTCACCCAGGCCCTGAGCTTCGAGGGCCTGGTGCCCGGAGACGTGGTCAACGTGGCGGTGACGGAGAAGAGCCCGTGGTTCAGGGCCACGGTGCGAACCACCCACCCCGCTGGCGCCCTGGTGGACGTCGAAGGCTCGGTGATCACACAAGGAGATCCTGAGCTGGTCGTTGCGGACTGGACCCAGTACGTGACCCAGAAGAGCCGAACAGGAGAGGACGTTTGGTACCGATGACAGAACAGCAGAACACGGTGAATGTCGCAGAGTTGCAGGTCGGGACCCACATACGGGTCGTAGGCCGGGATACCCGCGGTTGGACGGTCGTACGTGAGGGCTACCTCGTGGCTGAGCCGAAGCACACGACTGCGCAGTGGGACCTCAAGCGCCGGAGAGTGGTCCGGCTGCATGTGGACAAGGAGCCGGACGCCTTGCCGAGCCGCCAGAACTGGACGACGGTCCTTCCCGATGCCACTGCGGTGGTGGACTGAGCGTGGGCAAGGGGACGACTAAGGGGTCGGTGACGCACACCCGGACCCTCGACGACGGGCGCGTGGGCTGCTACCTCCCATGGTGCGGTAAGCCGGCCACGCGATGGATCGACATGGAGCGCTGGGGGATCAAGCGTTGGCTGACCACGTCGTATTGCGACGACCACGGCGAATGGGAGCTGGACAGCTCGGATTCAACCATGAGGGAGCGCAAGATCCAGTGATAGTTGAGTACGCCGTCGTGATCATCGCTCAGGCTGAGGACCGGCCGACTCGCGTCACGGTCGAGGGCGAGGAGGTGACGCTCCTGCTGGATGCGGTCCTCCACCGGGCCAAGCAGCTCAACGCCCAGGGCGACTACTACGGCGCCGAGCCGTACGTGGACCTGCACACTGACCTGATCAAGCAGATCTACGGAGTCAGCTTCTAAGGACGACCGCGGGGGGTGGCACACGTCACCCCCCGCTCATCTATTTGACATCCACACGCCTTATCCATAGCGTAAGAAGTGAGCGGGGCAGTGAGAGTAGCGATCCTCGTTGATCAGCAGAGCCACCTCCGAGATGAGGACTGGCGCTGTCGAGTTCGAGTTCATGACTGGCGTTGTCGAGATGTGTTGAGGGAAGCTGTTGAATTCCGGGACACGCCTTGGGTTATCGACGTCGAAGATCGGGAGGAGGCTAACCGTGTTATCTGGGGCGAGCTCGTGAGCGACCGTGTGGGACCTGGGACCGTCACTCATGCCGAGTTGGTTCAGGAGTACGTGGATCACGACACGACGTATCTACCTTGCGTGAATCTGAGGGAGTAACAGTTGACCTTTGCGTTTCCAGCGATGGAGGCCGTTCCGGTAACTGTCCTGACAGCAGCGGCTTTCCGCGGGCACGAAGTGGAGGGCGAGACCATCGTTGCAGCGCTGATCGCGACCTGGATGCTCGGAACTGCGTGCTTTGCTGTGTCCCACATAGCTGGACTTGTGCTCACGTTGGGTGCGATCGGAACAGCCTGCTGGACGAAGGTAAGACCCTCCAGCGGTGACTAGCCGTGATGCCTTCACTTGACAACCACACGCGTGAAAATTACGATCAAGGACATGGCAGAGAGCAATGAGGCGCGAGAAGAAACTCTCGCGCGACTCAAACGGGAGGGTCCGAGCCCGGAGAGCATCAAGTACCTCCGGAGCATGAAGGACCCGCTGACCGTGGCGCAGATCGCTGAGCTTTTCGGTATCACTCGCCAAGGCGTCTACCACCACATCGGCGGCAAGACTGAACAGCTTGCCCAGAAGGATCGCACCAACATCAAGGAGTTGCGTCCCTTCACGGTCCCCTCTCATCAGCAGGCGTGCACGCTGTGGAACAACATCACGGCGACGATCAAGTACGCGCTCGACCCGACGAGCCTGAGTGACACCCGGCTGCGGGTGATGAAGAACTGGTGGCGGACGCTGGACAAGAACCTCGTGATCGTCGCGGACAAGGACGAGGCCGGCAACTACCTCGCGAAGTGCGGTGGGTGGCGCCTGGAGGACCGGGTCCCGAGCGACGGGGACATGATCGTCCGCCCCCACACGGAGCCGACGGAGCAGCAGCGCCGCGTGCTGAGCTGGAAGATCATCGAAGAAGCTTTGAAGAAGGACGCTTAACCGGCCGGCAGGGAAGGTGAGCCCCCAGGGGGCTCACTTTTTTCCTGGCCACTTGACATCCACACAGATTGACTGGAGGTTGCCCACTTGAGCACGACCATCGAGGACCGGGCGGAGGCGTACAGGACGAAGCCGCGGTCCGTGTCGCAGGTCAAGCAGTACGAACAGTGCCCCTATGCGTACTACCTCGCCAGGATCGCGCGCGAGCCCGAGCTACAGGCGGCCTGGCTCGCTCAAGGTGTGGCCGTTCATGCCGCCGCCGAGGAGTGGGAGAAGAGCGAGAGGACCATGCCACTCACTGAAGTGCAGGCGGTGTTCGGGCGGGTCTACACGCGCATGGCCAACGAGTCGCTGGCAAAGGAGCCAGCCGAGGAGAACTGGCAGGCCAGTGGACAGTACGCCGGGTTCACGGACCTTGAGCGCCGTTGGCACCTGGGCAGGGAACAATGCGAGAAATATGTGAACTGGTATGAGAAGAACCCCGCCGAGGCCATCTGGAAGTCCCCTGACGGCATACCAGCCATCGAGCAGCGCTTTGATATTGAACTCGATGGCGTGAAGGTGATCGGCTTCATGGATCAGGTGATTGATCATCCCAAGCACGGCCCCCTCGTCCGGGATATCAAGACCGGAGTCGTACCCAAAATGGACGATTCATTCCAGCTTGAGACATATGCCATCGCTTTGGAGCAGACTCACGATGTGGAATGCGTAGCCGGTGACTACTGGTCAGGGAAGACTGGACGGCCGAGCCGGGTGAGGAAGCTCGTCGGCCGCGCGGCAGTCGAGGACCGGTTCAAGCGCATGGACGAAGGGGTGAAGGCCGGAGCCTTCACCCCCACGCCGGCGCCGGAGACCTGCTCCAGGTGTCCAGTGCAAAGGAGCTGCGCCTTCGGCTAAGCAGCGAGGCTGTCTCGGCACTCCGTGAAACGGGAAAGCGAATCACGTTCGGCCGCGGTCAGGCGCCGGACCCGGCCCTGTGTCGAGTCGTAGGCAGCCATGAGCGTGCTCGCCTTGAGATAGGTAGCCTGATCGTCCTGGATTTCGCATTCCAGGGAAAAGGAAACCGCTTTCATGCCGGTCACTCTCGCGACGATCGCAACCGGCTCGGTGCGGTAGACCAGCGGCTGAAGGAATTTCATAGTCTGTTCGGACACAACGAAATTCTGCCGCAACCGTTCTTGCGGGTCGCTGGGGACCAGATCCGCGAACATGTTCACTCGCGTCTCTTCCAGGTACCGTGCGTAGACCGCGTTGTTGACATGTCCGTTCGCATCCATATCGGACCAGCGAATCGGGCATTCGAAGGTAAAGAAGGTCACGCTGGTTTCCTTGTGTCCGTATCGTTCGGCGGAACGATGAAGCCGCTGGGGCTCTCCCCCTCCTGGGGCCAGGTCATGATGACGAGGCGGAGATCGTCGAACCGTGCAGGAATAAAGACCTGCGAGATGAAGTCGAATTCCCGCTCGAACTTCTGGATGTAAAGCCGAAAATGGTGTCCGTCGCGGTTTGCGACGACGGTCGTGTCTTCGTCCCAGTAGCTCTTGATGAGTGGGTCCTCAAGAGCCTTTTCCAGGATCTCCGGGAGGATGCTGTGAGGCCGTTTGCGGGCCAATTCCAGACGGATCATGCCGAGGTAGACCCGTGCGTGAGTTTCCCAACTCGCCAACTGCTCACGGGACTCGTGACTGATGAGACCCCAGTGCATGATGTTCGCCCCGTCCGTGCGGACATACGGGAACCACTCGCCCGCGGGACGGTTGTAGGCGACGATGCGCCAGTCTGCATCTGATACGTAGGCCGGCTGCTGAGTCTGGTCAAGGACCAGCTGAATCGCACGATGCTCGGGCGAGTTGTAATCATGAGCGGCTGTCACGCCCGCTGGTGGATTGCAACCGATCGTATAGAGGAACAGCGTCAGGCGCTGATCGGTTTCCAGTAGGAGAGCGTCAGCAAGGCGCTCCATGGCGTCACGGTCAGGTTTAGGGGCGTATCCCTTTTCCAGGTCCCGGTACCACCGCTCGCTCATGCCGCAGCGTGCGGCGACGAGGGCCTGTGGCATCGGCTTGCTCTGCCCCATTTTCCGGCCTGCTGCTGCCCGCCATGCCCGGAGGAACCTGGGAAGCCCGGATATTTCGTTTTCAACTTCCGACTCGGAACGAAGGTCCCGGTCGTCGCCATTGCCCTGCACTTGCTCTATGTCCCTTCACGGCCCTGCACTTACCCGAGCGTAGGGCAGCGCCGAACAAGATCGCAATGTGGACTTATGGGACATCACGGAGGGTATAGCCAGGGTTGAGGCATGGTATAGGGGACGTAAAGCGCTAGTGGTGGGGCTCTTGTGTATACATACCGGCAACGTCGTTCCGGTCTTGCATGGGTGAGAATCAGCAGCGCTGACGGGCGAGCGGCCAGCCGGCCCCTGTAGCCCCCCAGTTGAGGCCGGGACATCTCGTACCGGACCCAAGCTCAGGCGGTTTGGTGCACCCCTGCATGTCGAACCGCCGCGAAGAACCCCTTGAGGAGTCGACAGCGAATGATCAAGAACTTCGTGCATCACATCACCTCCGACATGGTGACGACGTGCGACACGGAGTCGGCAGCAAATACGGCGTGGGATAACTGCCCCAACGCCGACGAGGTGGTCACGCACGGCGCGATGGACGCGGAACATGCGCGACTGCTGGTCTGCGTCCAGGCGGACATGGAGGAACAGATCCGCGAGGTCGAGCAGGCGGTGTTGGAGACCTGCGGGGTCAGGCACTCGAAGGTCGCAGACATTGCGCGGAAGTTGGTCGAGCGTGCGAACACCGCGGAACTGGAGCGGGCTCTGCTCAGGCGTATGGTGCGCTCCTTGGAGCGGCGGAACGAGGAGATCTATCACCTCCTGGAGGTGCGGACCGCGACGTTCAACACGACCCTCGCCGAGCTGCGCGCGGAGCTCGCTGCATCCAGCTCCCGGACGCGCCACCAGGCCGACGCAGCCTGAGCAGCGCTGCACAAACGTAAGGAGAGACTTGTACACACTCAGTCAGTCCATCCGGGCCAAGGGCGACTCGGGCGATCCGCTGCCCCCAGCCTTCAAGAGCATGGACAAGGCCGGCACCCGCTACATCCGAGGGCAGCTCAGCCTCACGGTGGCCGGCGGTGGCACGGGCAAGAGCGCCTACAAACTGAGCCGCATCCTCAAGGCCGAAACCCCCATCCCCACCATCTACTTCTCCGCCGACTCGTCGGCGGACATTCAGCTGTCGCGCGCGATCTCCATCCTGACGAAGATCGACATGGCGGAGTCCGTGGCCGCAGTCCGGCGCAACGACATCAGGGCCTACGCCCCCCTGCTCGATGGACACCCGGTGCGCTTCGACTACGGGGCCTCGCCCACGATCGACGACATCGAGACCACCGTGAACGCCTGGTACGAGCTGTACGGCGAAGACGCCCACATGATCGTGCTCGACAACATCACGAACATTCGCGGCGGAGGGGCAGGGAACGACGAGGACCCGTTCCAGGGCCTCGAATCCCTCATGGACTGGGCCAACGACATGGCACGCACGACAGGTGCCCACGTCGCCGGCCTCCACCACACGACGGGGCCGCACAACGACGGCAACAGCCCCATCCCGATGTCCGGGGTGAAGGGGCAGATCACCCGCGTGCCGGCGCTGGTACTCACCCTGCACAAGCCGGACGAGAACACCCTCGCGGTGAGCACGGTGAAGAACCGGGCAGGCCGGAGCGACCCCAGCGGGAACACGTTCGTGGAACTCGGCTTCGACGGCAACACCATGCAGATTACCGACGACAACTTCTCGACTGTGAGCTACTGATGACGGCATGTAAGGCAGGTTCACGGAAATGCGTCAGGTGCGAACGGTGTCGGGCTTCCCGCTTCTACTCGGGGCCGAGGGGCCGTGTGTGCCTCACATGTCAGAAGAAGGCTCGCTCCAGGGCATCGCACGAGTCACGCGTGCAAGCTACCTATGGGCTCGGGCCCGGCGAGTACGAGAAGCTGCTCCAGGCGCAGGATGGCCGCTGCGCGATCTGCCGACAGACACGGTCCACACGCCTTGACGTAGACCACTGTCACAAGACCGGAGTGGTCCGCGGACTGTGCTGCGCGAGGTGTAACAGGCAGCTGCTCGCAAGAGGGTTGAGGGACGACCCAGAGGTAGCAAGGAACGCAGCTGACTATCTGGAGAACCCTCCTGCTGTCCGAGTGCTGGGGCAGCGTTTTTTTCGCAAGTCAACTTGACATCCACACGCACTGGAGGCATAGTGATGATGAAGGCAACACCGCGAGCAAGCTTCGTAGTTGGCATCGAGAGCGGCCTGAGTGACGAGAAGGCCGACGAGATCGTGAAGATCGTGCAGGCCATCGTGAAGGGCATGGCCGACTCGCCGGTGAAGATCTCCTTCCAGCGTCACTTCACGTACCAGGATGAACGGCCGACGGGCCCGTTCTCTGTTTCGTACTGACCCAGACTTAACATCCACACAGGAGGTGTGATGCAGGATGAGGCCAACGGCCCCGCCCGGACCGGCAGTAGCCAGCGGTGCGACCGCGTGCCGGCCAGGTTCTTGGACCCGACATGGACCCTCATGAGCCAGGCTCACCGCAGGTTCCCGGTGATAGTTAGTTATCTGGATTCCTGGCATGGCCCGCTTCGCGAGCCGGAATGACGACATCGGACCTGGCCCGATCCGACAGGTAGTCATCCACTACTTCCCGCACTGGGATGCGCCGAACTACCGCTCAGGCTGGGTGAAATGCCTGTGCCCCTCGCACGACGAGGGTGACCCGTCGGCGAGCGTCAACTACGACCAGGGCTGTATCAAGTGCCAGGCGTGCGGCTTCAAGGGAAGCGCCTACTCGATCATCATGAAGGAAGAAAGTTGTACGTTCGGTGAGGCTCAGCGAAGAGCGGAAGAGCTTGCTGCTGGGAGCGGCCAAGACATTCCACGACCAGTTCGGGGGCAGTCCGGCCGAAGAGTATTTGGTCAGTCACCGCTGCCTGGACACGGAGGCGATCGACAAGTTCAGGCTGGGGTACGTCGGCGATTCGGTTCCTAGCGGCTTCGAGCAGTACAAGAACACGATCGCCGTCCCCTACCTCCGCAGGAGCGCACTCGGCAACTGGTCGGTGATGTCCATCCGCTTCCGGTGCGTCCGGCCGGAGTGCGTGAAGAACGAGGACGGCACCTTCCGTGATGACGAGGTGCACGTCGGCCACGGCAAGATGCAATCGATGGCGGGCGACACGCATCGCATCTACAACACGCTCGCCATCCAGGAGAACGCGGACGAGATAGCCGTCTGCGAGGGAGAACCGGACACCTGGACGACGGTTCAATGCGGACTCCCCGCGGTGGGCATCCAGGGCGTCAACGGTTGGAAGCCGCACTTCGACAAGCTCTTCGTCGGCTACAAGCGCGTGTGGGTCCTGGCGGACGGGGACGACGCCGGCCTGGAGTTCGCCGAGCACATCGCCAACA
This genomic interval carries:
- a CDS encoding AAA family ATPase; this translates as MYTLSQSIRAKGDSGDPLPPAFKSMDKAGTRYIRGQLSLTVAGGGTGKSAYKLSRILKAETPIPTIYFSADSSADIQLSRAISILTKIDMAESVAAVRRNDIRAYAPLLDGHPVRFDYGASPTIDDIETTVNAWYELYGEDAHMIVLDNITNIRGGGAGNDEDPFQGLESLMDWANDMARTTGAHVAGLHHTTGPHNDGNSPIPMSGVKGQITRVPALVLTLHKPDENTLAVSTVKNRAGRSDPSGNTFVELGFDGNTMQITDDNFSTVSY
- a CDS encoding acyl-CoA thioesterase yields the protein MTFFTFECPIRWSDMDANGHVNNAVYARYLEETRVNMFADLVPSDPQERLRQNFVVSEQTMKFLQPLVYRTEPVAIVARVTGMKAVSFSLECEIQDDQATYLKASTLMAAYDSTQGRVRRLTAAERDSLSRFTECRDSLAA
- a CDS encoding helix-turn-helix domain-containing protein; this encodes MQGNGDDRDLRSESEVENEISGLPRFLRAWRAAAGRKMGQSKPMPQALVAARCGMSERWYRDLEKGYAPKPDRDAMERLADALLLETDQRLTLFLYTIGCNPPAGVTAAHDYNSPEHRAIQLVLDQTQQPAYVSDADWRIVAYNRPAGEWFPYVRTDGANIMHWGLISHESREQLASWETHARVYLGMIRLELARKRPHSILPEILEKALEDPLIKSYWDEDTTVVANRDGHHFRLYIQKFEREFDFISQVFIPARFDDLRLVIMTWPQEGESPSGFIVPPNDTDTRKPA
- a CDS encoding RecB family exonuclease, with product MSTTIEDRAEAYRTKPRSVSQVKQYEQCPYAYYLARIAREPELQAAWLAQGVAVHAAAEEWEKSERTMPLTEVQAVFGRVYTRMANESLAKEPAEENWQASGQYAGFTDLERRWHLGREQCEKYVNWYEKNPAEAIWKSPDGIPAIEQRFDIELDGVKVIGFMDQVIDHPKHGPLVRDIKTGVVPKMDDSFQLETYAIALEQTHDVECVAGDYWSGKTGRPSRVRKLVGRAAVEDRFKRMDEGVKAGAFTPTPAPETCSRCPVQRSCAFG
- a CDS encoding helix-turn-helix transcriptional regulator, with product MAESNEAREETLARLKREGPSPESIKYLRSMKDPLTVAQIAELFGITRQGVYHHIGGKTEQLAQKDRTNIKELRPFTVPSHQQACTLWNNITATIKYALDPTSLSDTRLRVMKNWWRTLDKNLVIVADKDEAGNYLAKCGGWRLEDRVPSDGDMIVRPHTEPTEQQRRVLSWKIIEEALKKDA
- a CDS encoding toprim domain-containing protein; translation: MRLSEERKSLLLGAAKTFHDQFGGSPAEEYLVSHRCLDTEAIDKFRLGYVGDSVPSGFEQYKNTIAVPYLRRSALGNWSVMSIRFRCVRPECVKNEDGTFRDDEVHVGHGKMQSMAGDTHRIYNTLAIQENADEIAVCEGEPDTWTTVQCGLPAVGIQGVNGWKPHFDKLFVGYKRVWVLADGDDAGLEFAEHIANRMPTGLVVPMGAGLDVNKTYKTLGREAVLNKVGK
- a CDS encoding endonuclease VII domain-containing protein produces the protein MTACKAGSRKCVRCERCRASRFYSGPRGRVCLTCQKKARSRASHESRVQATYGLGPGEYEKLLQAQDGRCAICRQTRSTRLDVDHCHKTGVVRGLCCARCNRQLLARGLRDDPEVARNAADYLENPPAVRVLGQRFFRKST